The following proteins are encoded in a genomic region of Terriglobales bacterium:
- a CDS encoding TonB-dependent receptor translates to MLKAILFRKVYVLVSVVLFASAATLVLAQQINVAQVAGQITDKTGAVIPGASVRMTEVERGVAHTAVTDTGGRYVMPGLPVGAYRLQVQKDSFKTFVQDGIVLQVNDHAMLNIVLEAGAVSQVVEVIGGASTIQTEDASVSNVIESKPIAELPLNGRYATQLVITSGASMMAPGGDETGSKSFYSSVTISVAGGQANATNYLLDGGDNNDTFSNVNLPFPFPDALQEFSVETSSLPAKNGLHPGGVVNLVTKSGTNNLHGNAFEFYRDGVFNAKQYAFTPSGTKQDNLLRNQYGGTIGGKILTDKLFFFAGYQGTRQHASAPASTHTFTPAALAGDFTTLAGAGCQSNSKTKTLAAPFAGNKVNPGLFDPAAVKLVTNYIPVSSDPCGLLSYTIPLIDNEDEIVGRMDYVFNSKHSLYGRYLIDDFRAPAPFSPTNLLLTANPGNLERAQSFTLGDNYSFSSNLMNSAHLTLTRRRDNRGVDPRDINPTTLGSNMFVAIPNFLLLSVNSYFNVGCGTCAPGHFNVNTLSATDDVDWIRGRHHFSFGVTAIRTQNNTLTGYDENGTFTFQGSVSGDGLADFLMGTYNGGGGLGFTQSRAQKVNYRETIPGLYAQDTIRLSNRLTLNVGLRWEPNLWPTDTLHRGSIFNTQAFLNNQHSGVYPSAPAGMLFFGDPGVPAAFTNNHMLNFAPRFGIAFDPFGDGKQSIRAGYGIFYDSSMVWYSQRLTSNPPVVNQIDLQNKCGTFSNPWLNYSIANGCGVAGANQNPFPGGTISFPGNSFWVALPQNMRPMYMQQWDFSFQRQFDRDWVMSLSYLGSRSLHVPLSYDFNAPQVTPAACAAVGTCTAGNENARRYLTLLAGGAAAPQNPTAIGTLDLGFDKGYANYNGFLASLQHRFTKGISLQANYTWSKCMSTGDFNGDLRGSYFQNQTNPNADYAPCNFDIKHIYNTTLVAQSPFTGGGLRNSLLGGWQFSSTIRATSGWPINVTDGSDRSLTGEGNDRPNIVPGQPLYIKHFVPCGANWCYQWLNPAAFSVPTAAPGAFGNVGRDFVYSPGVFNFDAAVSRRFKVHEQTQFELRFEAFNAINHFNASIGGPGTTAGLNSANFGRQTAAGTPGFLPSVYDPRILQFSTKLSW, encoded by the coding sequence ATGTTGAAGGCAATTCTGTTCAGAAAAGTTTATGTGCTGGTCAGCGTTGTGCTTTTTGCTTCCGCGGCCACACTTGTTCTTGCTCAACAGATCAACGTCGCCCAAGTGGCAGGTCAGATTACTGACAAGACCGGCGCCGTTATCCCAGGCGCAAGCGTCAGGATGACCGAAGTTGAACGTGGTGTTGCGCATACCGCCGTGACCGACACAGGCGGGCGGTACGTCATGCCCGGATTGCCGGTGGGCGCATACCGGCTGCAGGTACAAAAAGACAGCTTCAAGACCTTTGTTCAAGACGGGATCGTCCTGCAAGTCAACGATCATGCCATGCTGAACATCGTGCTGGAGGCGGGCGCGGTGAGCCAAGTCGTGGAAGTGATCGGTGGCGCCTCGACCATCCAGACCGAGGACGCTTCCGTCTCTAACGTCATCGAATCCAAGCCCATCGCCGAACTGCCATTGAACGGGCGCTATGCGACGCAACTGGTGATAACTTCAGGCGCCTCTATGATGGCGCCAGGTGGAGATGAAACCGGAAGCAAAAGTTTTTACAGCTCGGTAACGATTTCCGTGGCCGGCGGGCAGGCGAACGCAACCAACTACCTGCTCGATGGCGGCGACAACAATGACACCTTCTCGAACGTGAATCTCCCTTTCCCATTTCCGGATGCTCTGCAGGAATTCAGCGTGGAGACGAGTTCATTGCCGGCCAAAAATGGACTGCACCCAGGTGGCGTGGTCAATCTTGTGACAAAATCCGGCACGAATAATCTGCACGGCAATGCGTTCGAGTTCTATCGGGATGGAGTTTTCAACGCAAAGCAGTACGCTTTCACGCCCTCAGGCACCAAGCAGGACAACCTGCTGCGCAACCAGTACGGCGGCACAATCGGTGGCAAGATTCTCACGGATAAACTTTTCTTTTTTGCCGGCTATCAAGGGACACGGCAGCATGCAAGCGCGCCCGCGAGCACGCACACGTTTACACCGGCCGCTCTGGCCGGGGACTTCACCACGCTGGCTGGCGCCGGATGCCAATCCAACAGCAAGACCAAGACGCTGGCAGCGCCATTCGCCGGCAATAAGGTCAATCCGGGCCTGTTCGATCCCGCGGCGGTCAAGCTGGTCACCAATTACATTCCGGTTTCGAGCGATCCGTGCGGGTTACTCAGCTACACCATTCCCTTGATTGATAACGAGGATGAGATCGTCGGCCGCATGGATTATGTGTTCAACTCCAAGCACAGCTTATACGGCCGATACCTGATTGATGACTTCCGCGCCCCGGCGCCCTTTAGCCCTACAAATCTCCTCCTGACGGCGAATCCCGGCAATCTCGAAAGAGCCCAGAGCTTTACGCTCGGCGACAACTACTCGTTCAGTTCGAACTTGATGAACTCCGCGCACCTTACGTTAACTCGCCGGCGCGACAACCGTGGAGTTGATCCGCGTGACATCAACCCAACCACGTTGGGCAGCAATATGTTCGTGGCCATTCCCAATTTTCTCCTGCTGTCGGTGAATAGCTATTTCAACGTAGGCTGTGGTACTTGTGCTCCGGGACACTTCAATGTGAACACTCTATCGGCAACCGATGATGTGGACTGGATTCGTGGCCGTCATCATTTTTCATTCGGCGTGACCGCCATTCGCACCCAGAACAACACCTTGACCGGCTACGACGAGAACGGCACCTTTACTTTTCAAGGAAGCGTCAGTGGCGACGGCCTGGCGGACTTTCTGATGGGAACTTACAACGGCGGCGGTGGCCTCGGGTTTACGCAAAGCCGTGCTCAGAAGGTCAACTACCGCGAGACCATACCCGGACTTTACGCGCAGGATACGATCCGTCTCAGCAACAGACTTACTTTAAATGTCGGCCTGCGCTGGGAGCCGAACCTGTGGCCTACCGACACGCTCCATCGCGGCAGCATCTTCAATACACAGGCCTTCTTGAACAATCAGCACAGTGGTGTATACCCATCGGCCCCCGCGGGAATGCTCTTCTTCGGGGATCCCGGTGTTCCTGCCGCCTTTACCAACAATCACATGCTTAATTTCGCGCCGCGCTTTGGAATTGCGTTCGATCCCTTTGGCGACGGAAAACAGAGCATTCGCGCCGGATACGGAATCTTTTACGATTCTTCGATGGTCTGGTATTCGCAACGGCTAACGTCGAATCCACCTGTCGTAAATCAAATCGACTTGCAGAACAAGTGCGGGACCTTCAGTAATCCCTGGCTGAATTACTCCATCGCGAACGGCTGCGGAGTGGCGGGGGCCAATCAGAACCCGTTTCCGGGTGGGACCATCAGCTTCCCCGGAAATTCATTCTGGGTCGCGCTGCCGCAGAATATGCGCCCCATGTACATGCAGCAGTGGGACTTTAGCTTTCAACGCCAGTTTGATCGCGATTGGGTCATGTCGCTCTCTTATTTAGGCAGCAGGAGCTTGCATGTCCCGCTCTCCTATGACTTCAATGCGCCCCAGGTTACACCCGCCGCCTGCGCCGCGGTGGGCACTTGCACCGCCGGGAACGAAAACGCGCGCCGCTACCTCACGCTTCTTGCCGGTGGCGCTGCAGCCCCGCAAAACCCGACTGCGATAGGAACTCTGGATCTCGGTTTCGACAAAGGCTACGCCAACTACAACGGCTTCCTCGCCAGTCTGCAGCACCGCTTTACCAAAGGCATTTCACTGCAGGCCAACTATACTTGGTCCAAATGCATGAGCACGGGGGATTTCAACGGCGACCTTCGCGGCAGCTACTTCCAAAACCAGACGAATCCTAACGCTGACTACGCTCCGTGCAACTTCGACATCAAACACATTTACAACACCACGCTGGTTGCGCAAAGCCCATTCACCGGTGGAGGCTTGAGAAATTCGCTGCTTGGCGGTTGGCAGTTTTCTTCCACAATCCGCGCCACAAGCGGCTGGCCGATCAATGTAACCGACGGTTCAGACAGATCGCTGACCGGAGAAGGGAACGATCGCCCGAACATCGTGCCGGGTCAACCTCTGTACATCAAGCACTTCGTGCCTTGCGGGGCCAATTGGTGTTATCAATGGTTGAATCCCGCGGCGTTTTCAGTTCCCACTGCCGCCCCTGGCGCTTTCGGAAACGTAGGGCGTGATTTCGTCTACTCTCCCGGTGTCTTCAACTTCGATGCCGCGGTAAGCCGTCGCTTTAAGGTTCATGAGCAAACGCAATTTGAGCTCCGGTTCGAAGCTTTTAATGCCATCAACCATTTCAATGCCAGCATTGGAGGGCCGGGAACTACAGCCGGGCTCAATTCAGCTAACTTCGGCAGGCAAACTGCCGCAGGTACGCCGGGTTTCCTTCCCAGTGTTTACGACCCAAGGATATTGCAGTTCAGCACGAAACTGTCTTGGTAG
- a CDS encoding rhamnogalacturonan acetylesterase: MKKHHVAALTLIFCLLFPLPGHLSSQQQTSSSASQSEAQTATGAASPSAARSLNPQLPTLFVIGDSTANNSDHRGWGDPLADYFDLTRINVVNRARGGRSSRTFVTEGLWESARNELKPGDFVLIQFGHNDGGPPDKEKARGSLPGIGEESQEFTMPNGSKEVVHTFGWYMRKFITETKARGATPIVLSLTVRNIWKDGKVERGPGHFGEWSAEVAKQTGVAFVDLTSAIADEYEKMGQEKVSALFPQDHTHTSAAGADLNASLVVSGIKGIPNCLLINYLSAKGKAQPRAYFPASPPELK; the protein is encoded by the coding sequence ATGAAGAAACATCACGTCGCGGCACTTACACTCATCTTCTGCCTGCTTTTTCCGCTGCCAGGACACCTGAGTTCACAACAGCAAACTTCTTCTTCTGCAAGCCAATCGGAAGCGCAGACGGCGACTGGGGCAGCATCTCCATCAGCGGCGAGAAGCCTTAATCCGCAACTCCCGACGCTGTTTGTGATTGGTGATTCCACGGCCAACAATTCTGACCACCGTGGTTGGGGCGATCCGCTGGCGGATTACTTTGACCTGACCAGAATCAATGTGGTGAATCGCGCGCGCGGCGGCCGCAGCAGCCGGACATTCGTTACCGAAGGATTGTGGGAGAGCGCGCGGAATGAACTTAAACCCGGCGACTTCGTGCTCATCCAGTTTGGACATAACGATGGAGGGCCTCCCGACAAAGAAAAAGCACGCGGTTCACTGCCCGGCATCGGAGAAGAGTCACAGGAATTCACGATGCCGAACGGCAGCAAAGAAGTGGTCCATACTTTTGGCTGGTATATGCGGAAGTTCATCACTGAGACCAAAGCCAGGGGCGCCACGCCGATCGTGCTCTCGCTGACGGTTCGCAACATCTGGAAGGATGGCAAGGTGGAACGCGGTCCAGGCCATTTTGGGGAGTGGTCTGCGGAGGTGGCAAAACAAACCGGTGTTGCGTTCGTGGATCTGACATCAGCTATCGCAGATGAGTACGAAAAGATGGGCCAGGAAAAGGTAAGCGCACTCTTCCCGCAAGACCACACCCACACCAGCGCAGCAGGCGCCGATCTCAACGCTTCGTTGGTCGTCAGCGGAATCAAGGGTATCCCTAATTGTCTGCTGATCAACTATCTCTCGGCCAAGGGTAAAGCGCAGCCGCGAGCGTATTTTCCCGCGAGCCCGCCGGAGCTCAAGTAA
- a CDS encoding NAD(P)-dependent oxidoreductase: MSAPFPIFIELTGRRCLVVGASTIGEVKIQSLLASGASVHLVAPSGTPLIEKWARDRKISWEKRPFHPDDLKSTFFVVAATSLQKTNESVLQEAQKRGIFCSVAEVSNRCDFYLLLEWLPQVQDPYIKETLVRALSVPSAKPFAAPVLIEEFRKTEPSQTFLKLAIGNALSVVADDNVCNDIIELAQERKHGKARQLIVLALGNMKDPRAAKTAMQLLNDEVVAGHAVMALGMLKVKSSRSSLMPFLQHRRAWVRREAQKAIQRIDGTITSESVSAFDEGSKRKRLLRSELRRGA, encoded by the coding sequence ATGTCCGCACCATTTCCTATATTCATAGAACTTACTGGCCGCCGATGTTTGGTCGTGGGGGCCTCGACCATAGGCGAGGTGAAGATACAATCTTTGCTTGCCTCCGGCGCATCGGTACACCTAGTCGCCCCGTCAGGCACCCCGTTGATTGAAAAATGGGCGCGCGACCGCAAGATTTCCTGGGAGAAGCGGCCGTTTCATCCCGATGATCTCAAGTCCACGTTCTTCGTCGTGGCCGCAACATCGTTACAGAAAACCAACGAATCTGTACTGCAGGAGGCGCAAAAGCGCGGCATCTTTTGCAGTGTTGCAGAAGTCTCGAATCGCTGTGATTTTTATCTGCTGCTGGAGTGGCTCCCTCAGGTCCAGGACCCATATATTAAAGAGACTCTTGTGCGGGCGCTTTCCGTCCCTTCGGCCAAACCCTTCGCGGCCCCGGTTTTAATCGAGGAGTTCCGCAAGACAGAGCCATCGCAGACATTTTTAAAGCTTGCCATTGGCAACGCGCTTTCCGTCGTCGCCGACGACAACGTGTGCAACGACATCATCGAATTGGCCCAGGAGCGGAAACACGGCAAAGCCCGCCAACTGATTGTTCTCGCGCTGGGGAATATGAAAGATCCTCGCGCTGCAAAAACTGCTATGCAACTTCTCAATGACGAAGTTGTGGCCGGTCACGCTGTTATGGCTTTAGGGATGTTGAAAGTGAAAAGCTCAAGGAGTTCGCTCATGCCGTTCTTACAACATCGGCGCGCATGGGTCCGCAGAGAAGCACAGAAGGCCATACAAAGAATTGACGGAACCATAACCTCGGAATCGGTCAGCGCGTTTGACGAAGGCAGTAAAAGAAAGAGGCTGCTCCGCTCCGAACTGCGCCGTGGAGCTTGA
- a CDS encoding alpha-L-arabinofuranosidase C-terminal domain-containing protein, which produces MMTERLTKLFRTALLALWAAFSLFSAANAQKVADSQNVTAASAVPQFEIDGSQIAAHVSPTLYGLMTEEINYSYDGGLYGELVRNRSFKDDASAPVHWSVVQDKDKGAAGAIALDEAQPLNDVLTTSLRLDVTAASDAHRVGVANDGYWGIPVRAGGKYRASFYARAASGFTGPLTITIESNDGATTYARAEIQHLTDKWQPYTAPLTIKKGAPLVTGRLVISSKRPARVWFNLVSLFPPTWHDRPNGNRVDIMKLLADMKPAFLRFPGGNYLEGDTIPTRFDWKKTLHELAQRPGHQGPWSYRSSDGMGLLEFLEWCEDLGMQPVLAVYAGYSLKKDFIAPGPNLQPFVQDALDEIEYVTGDASTTWGAQRAHDGHPAPFKLTYVEIGNEDQFDRSGSYDGRYAQFYDAIKARYPGLQLIATTKVTSRTPDVIDDHYYRNAGQMEGDAHHYDNQSRTGTKIFVGEWATREGSPTTNLNAALGDAAWMTGMERNSDVIVMSCYAPLFVNVNPGAMQWHSDLIGYDTLTSYGSPSYYAQQMFNTYLGDVVLPIHAVGIPTKEWQPPARRGTEILPPKQQLPTLFFNATRDSKKGAIYLKVVNTADAAQPVRIKLTGLAGVGAEGISVVLTSANPTDTNSITEPTKIVPVTTTVKDLGASFTRSFPAYSITVLQLQTQ; this is translated from the coding sequence ATGATGACTGAACGCCTGACAAAACTGTTTCGCACCGCGCTCCTGGCCCTATGGGCCGCATTCAGCCTTTTTTCTGCAGCGAACGCGCAAAAAGTCGCCGATTCGCAAAACGTAACTGCTGCTTCCGCTGTGCCGCAGTTTGAAATTGACGGCAGCCAGATTGCCGCTCACGTCAGTCCCACTCTCTACGGCTTGATGACCGAGGAGATCAATTATTCCTATGACGGCGGCCTCTATGGCGAACTGGTCCGCAACCGCAGCTTCAAAGATGATGCCAGCGCTCCTGTGCACTGGTCGGTCGTGCAAGATAAAGATAAAGGCGCTGCTGGCGCGATTGCGCTCGATGAAGCGCAGCCGCTGAACGATGTCCTCACCACGAGCCTTAGGCTCGACGTGACTGCTGCATCAGACGCGCATCGCGTGGGCGTCGCCAACGACGGTTACTGGGGCATTCCGGTAAGAGCTGGCGGAAAATATCGCGCCTCGTTTTACGCAAGGGCCGCCAGCGGTTTCACCGGCCCGCTCACGATCACCATTGAGAGCAACGATGGAGCTACGACTTATGCCCGCGCAGAGATCCAACATCTGACTGATAAGTGGCAGCCCTACACGGCCCCTTTAACAATCAAAAAAGGAGCACCCCTGGTTACAGGGCGTCTCGTCATCTCAAGCAAACGTCCGGCGAGGGTTTGGTTCAACCTGGTCTCGCTCTTTCCGCCGACCTGGCACGACCGGCCCAACGGCAACCGCGTCGACATCATGAAGCTGCTCGCCGACATGAAGCCGGCGTTCCTGCGCTTTCCCGGCGGCAACTACCTGGAAGGCGACACCATTCCCACACGGTTCGACTGGAAAAAAACGTTGCATGAACTGGCGCAGCGCCCTGGTCATCAAGGTCCATGGAGCTATCGCTCGTCAGACGGCATGGGGCTGCTCGAATTTCTGGAGTGGTGCGAGGACCTGGGTATGCAGCCCGTACTCGCCGTCTATGCGGGCTACTCGCTCAAGAAGGATTTCATTGCCCCTGGCCCCAACCTGCAACCCTTCGTGCAGGATGCACTCGATGAAATCGAATATGTCACCGGCGATGCCAGCACAACCTGGGGAGCTCAGCGCGCCCACGACGGACACCCGGCGCCGTTCAAGCTCACCTACGTCGAGATTGGCAACGAAGACCAGTTCGACAGATCGGGCAGCTATGATGGCCGGTATGCGCAGTTCTACGACGCCATTAAGGCGCGCTATCCCGGCCTGCAGTTGATCGCTACCACCAAGGTTACCAGCCGTACCCCCGACGTGATTGACGATCACTACTACCGCAACGCCGGGCAGATGGAAGGCGACGCGCATCACTATGACAATCAAAGTCGAACCGGCACCAAGATATTCGTCGGCGAGTGGGCAACGCGTGAAGGCTCACCCACCACGAACCTGAACGCTGCACTGGGCGACGCCGCGTGGATGACCGGCATGGAGCGCAACTCCGATGTGATCGTAATGTCGTGCTATGCGCCGCTCTTCGTCAATGTAAATCCCGGCGCCATGCAGTGGCATTCTGACCTGATCGGTTACGATACGCTGACCAGTTACGGCTCGCCTTCTTACTACGCTCAGCAAATGTTCAATACCTACCTGGGGGATGTCGTGTTGCCAATTCACGCCGTGGGTATCCCCACGAAAGAATGGCAGCCACCAGCCCGGCGCGGAACCGAGATACTGCCCCCAAAACAACAATTGCCAACCCTCTTCTTCAACGCAACTCGCGACAGCAAAAAAGGCGCCATTTACCTCAAAGTAGTGAACACAGCCGACGCAGCTCAACCGGTGCGAATCAAGCTTACGGGTCTCGCCGGGGTTGGGGCCGAAGGGATTTCTGTTGTGCTTACGTCAGCTAACCCAACCGACACGAATTCCATCACTGAGCCAACAAAAATCGTTCCCGTAACAACCACAGTGAAAGATCTGGGAGCAAGCTTTACCCGGAGCTTTCCCGCGTATTCGATCACTGTGCTCCAACTGCAGACGCAATGA
- a CDS encoding alpha-amylase family protein: MDRRSFLLLTAASVVAPPVEFMQSIAAAPDDRSRAWYAVMRRCGQINYNERDPLDMNADAWGDYWASLKVDAVLLNGGGIVAFYPTQVPYHHRSQFLGTRDLFGEMVAAIKRRGIRAVARMDCNFAYEEALKAHPEWFERNPDGSPRPHREAPGLFATCMFSPYFSEQMPAIYREINSRYAVDAFFTNGWPSTGAPGVCYCQNCRQLFDKLGGAPPAETDASSLLYRKYYLAHMDRVLEIWRLWDSIAREKNPESAYVGNLGGGLDTVKDLKQISQTAQWFNADHQGRSGDTPIWICAQQGRVAQSVMQGRTITNVAGAYSNAQPNWRHVSKAPAELTLWLAQTTASGMVPWFHWLGGEPEDNRWRDVGRNFFTWLAANETHFRNRRPIAELAVLYPQRTVAFYSRPDSRRPPYRGAPTDYLQGLYYALLEGRFLFDFVHEGNLDLAALRKYRALLIPNAAYLSDGQCQIIRQYVAGGGSLLATFETSRYTEWGDLRPDFQLADIFGAHVNGEVIGPQGNSYARIERKHPILNGFDHTALLPGAENRVPVRSDLMPLTLSVVPAYPAFPPEMVYPRTPHTSEPAAIFRELGSSRIAFFPGDVDRTCWRSGNTDLSLLLQNAIHWVQGAEPPIVSVVGDGVIELFAWETERGYALHLLNYTNPNMTRGYVRRFYPVGPFEVRFKVGDGRPVRSVQALRSDRTVKFQQQAGTITFETPTIEDYEVLGLCS; this comes from the coding sequence ATGGATCGACGATCATTTCTCTTGCTTACGGCGGCGTCTGTCGTGGCGCCACCAGTTGAATTCATGCAGTCCATCGCTGCTGCCCCCGACGATCGTTCCAGGGCGTGGTATGCGGTCATGCGCCGATGCGGGCAAATCAACTACAACGAACGTGATCCGCTGGACATGAACGCTGACGCCTGGGGGGACTATTGGGCGTCTCTCAAAGTTGATGCCGTGTTGCTGAACGGCGGAGGCATCGTCGCCTTTTATCCTACTCAGGTCCCGTATCATCATCGCAGCCAGTTTCTGGGCACGCGCGACCTGTTCGGCGAGATGGTGGCCGCCATCAAGCGGCGTGGCATTCGCGCGGTCGCCCGCATGGATTGCAATTTTGCGTACGAAGAGGCTTTGAAAGCCCATCCCGAATGGTTTGAGCGCAATCCCGATGGGTCACCCAGGCCGCATCGTGAAGCACCGGGGCTATTTGCCACCTGCATGTTCAGCCCCTACTTCAGTGAACAGATGCCGGCAATTTACCGCGAGATCAACAGTCGCTATGCGGTTGACGCTTTTTTCACCAATGGCTGGCCATCCACTGGGGCGCCGGGCGTCTGCTATTGTCAAAACTGCCGGCAGTTATTTGACAAGCTGGGCGGTGCTCCGCCGGCGGAGACGGACGCTTCGAGCCTTCTTTACCGGAAGTACTACCTGGCGCACATGGATCGTGTGCTGGAAATCTGGCGGCTCTGGGATAGCATCGCGCGCGAGAAGAATCCCGAATCGGCATATGTTGGTAACCTGGGCGGCGGACTCGACACTGTAAAGGACCTGAAACAAATAAGTCAGACGGCGCAGTGGTTCAACGCCGATCATCAGGGTCGCTCGGGCGACACACCCATCTGGATCTGCGCGCAGCAGGGAAGGGTGGCCCAGTCGGTTATGCAGGGGCGCACGATCACAAATGTCGCGGGCGCCTACAGCAACGCGCAACCGAACTGGCGTCATGTTTCGAAAGCGCCCGCGGAATTAACCTTGTGGCTCGCACAAACCACCGCCAGTGGAATGGTGCCATGGTTTCATTGGCTGGGCGGGGAGCCTGAAGACAATCGTTGGCGAGATGTTGGGCGTAATTTTTTTACCTGGCTTGCGGCGAATGAAACCCACTTCCGCAACCGACGTCCTATTGCCGAGCTTGCCGTCTTATATCCACAACGTACAGTTGCTTTCTACTCCCGGCCGGATTCGCGCCGGCCGCCCTACAGGGGTGCGCCAACCGATTATCTGCAGGGGCTGTACTACGCGCTGCTGGAAGGCCGTTTCCTCTTCGATTTCGTCCACGAGGGCAACCTGGATCTGGCGGCTCTGCGCAAATACCGGGCGCTTCTGATTCCGAACGCTGCTTATTTGAGTGACGGGCAGTGCCAGATCATTCGCCAATACGTAGCCGGAGGAGGGTCTCTTCTCGCTACTTTCGAAACCTCGCGCTACACCGAGTGGGGAGACCTCCGCCCTGACTTTCAACTGGCCGATATCTTTGGAGCGCATGTGAATGGTGAGGTGATCGGCCCCCAGGGAAACAGCTATGCGAGGATTGAGCGAAAGCATCCTATCCTGAACGGTTTTGATCATACCGCCTTGCTGCCTGGCGCGGAAAACCGGGTTCCCGTGCGCAGCGACTTGATGCCGCTGACCTTGAGCGTAGTTCCCGCTTATCCGGCGTTTCCGCCCGAGATGGTCTACCCGCGTACTCCCCACACATCGGAGCCGGCCGCCATCTTTCGTGAACTGGGGAGTTCTCGAATTGCTTTTTTCCCCGGCGACGTCGACCGCACTTGCTGGCGCTCGGGAAATACCGACCTCAGCCTGCTGTTGCAGAATGCCATCCACTGGGTGCAAGGTGCAGAACCCCCGATAGTTTCAGTCGTTGGCGACGGAGTAATTGAGCTCTTCGCGTGGGAAACCGAGCGCGGCTATGCACTTCACCTGCTCAACTATACCAACCCAAACATGACCCGCGGCTACGTTCGTCGCTTCTATCCCGTGGGCCCATTCGAGGTGCGCTTCAAAGTTGGTGACGGCCGGCCAGTCAGGAGTGTCCAGGCACTGCGCTCCGATCGTACAGTTAAGTTTCAGCAACAGGCTGGAACCATCACCTTCGAAACACCCACGATCGAAGATTATGAAGTTCTGGGATTGTGTAGCTGA